A genomic segment from Aquibium oceanicum encodes:
- a CDS encoding zf-TFIIB domain-containing protein gives MSGTLLNSHGPADKAAGALCPHCRIDLVMSERQGIEIDYCPKCRGVWLDRGELDKIIERSAAEEAQYAQGHAGRGRAQASSRNTSNDCREDHRRDYSDHDRHGGHHGRRHGSFLGRLFD, from the coding sequence ATGTCAGGAACGCTACTGAACTCGCATGGGCCAGCCGACAAAGCCGCCGGGGCTCTTTGTCCACATTGCAGGATCGACCTCGTTATGAGCGAGCGTCAGGGTATCGAAATCGACTACTGCCCGAAATGCCGCGGCGTGTGGTTGGACCGAGGCGAACTCGACAAGATAATCGAACGGAGCGCGGCGGAAGAGGCCCAGTACGCCCAGGGGCATGCGGGTCGCGGCCGTGCGCAGGCGTCCTCACGCAATACATCGAATGACTGCCGCGAAGATCACCGCCGCGACTATAGCGACCACGATCGTCATGGCGGACACCATGGTCGGAGGCACGGTTCGTTCCTCGGC